The Candidatus Thermoplasmatota archaeon nucleotide sequence AAATATTTTGTATCTACCATAAAAGAAATTATTTTTCTGTCTAAATTGAATTTTATACCGTAAGTTTCTACTGGATGCAAATGCCTTACACTCGTTGAAAATTTTAGGTCCCCCAAACTATAATCTTTTCTCCCCTCCAGAACAACAATTTTCTCTAAAGAATTCCTTAAATAATTTAGCACAACCTTATCCTCTCCTTCAAGACATTCTTTTGGCGCGAACAGGGCACAGCGCTTCTTCAAACCGCCCTCTGTAACGGCATCTATCAGAATATTAACATCGTTTGAATGGTCTAAATGAGAGTGCGTGAGAATAATAGCACTTACTGCGCTTAAATCAATTTTAGGTTTTGCACTAGCGCATCTTACAATTGTGCCAGGACCGGGGTCTAAAATTATATTCTGATTCTTCATTCTAATAAAAACGCCTGCTGAGGAGCGCAATTGTTTAGCAACAACAAATCTAGCGCCAGCTGTGCCTAAAAATTTTATTATATCCTTTTCTTTGCCCATACTAAATG carries:
- a CDS encoding MBL fold metallo-hydrolase, which translates into the protein MGKEKDIIKFLGTAGARFVVAKQLRSSAGVFIRMKNQNIILDPGPGTIVRCASAKPKIDLSAVSAIILTHSHLDHSNDVNILIDAVTEGGLKKRCALFAPKECLEGEDKVVLNYLRNSLEKIVVLEGRKDYSLGDLKFSTSVRHLHPVETYGIKFNLDRKIISFMVDTKYFPELIEDYKNSDVLIINVVRAIPHKDENVMHLNIENVKEILTKMKPEKAILTHFGMTMLRAKPWEIAKKLSEELKVEVIAASDGMEIEV